In a genomic window of Maridesulfovibrio ferrireducens:
- a CDS encoding DUF721 domain-containing protein: MVRKAKYTGPRKRHFHPRQRALRTMGEAMSDFVSVLDGNHKLMIPKLWKAWPELMGELAEFAKPLGHRKTTLILAAEDSVAAQELSYFAPEILLRINSFFGEEVFDKVLFELLNGRVPLDGYKLKRTPIQRPKIKKPENIGGMKDKFDPESAVGRCYLKYVRLFENS, from the coding sequence ATGGTTAGAAAAGCAAAATACACCGGCCCAAGAAAAAGGCACTTCCATCCACGCCAACGTGCGCTACGCACTATGGGCGAGGCCATGAGCGACTTTGTTTCCGTCCTTGACGGTAACCACAAGCTCATGATTCCAAAGCTGTGGAAAGCTTGGCCGGAACTGATGGGAGAACTTGCGGAATTCGCGAAACCACTTGGTCACCGCAAGACTACCCTGATCCTTGCAGCAGAAGATTCAGTCGCGGCGCAAGAACTTTCTTACTTCGCCCCGGAGATTCTATTAAGAATTAATTCATTTTTTGGTGAAGAAGTCTTTGACAAAGTACTATTCGAGCTGTTAAACGGCAGGGTTCCATTGGACGGGTACAAATTAAAGCGAACCCCTATCCAAAGACCCAAGATCAAGAAGCCCGAAAATATTGGCGGGATGAAAGACAAATTTGATCCAGAATCGGCGGTCGGCAGATGTTATCTGAAGTACGTCCGTCTGTTTGAAAATTCATAA
- a CDS encoding ArsR/SmtB family transcription factor: MEILKFSKALSDEIRVRLLAMLRDNELNVGEVVQVLGMSQPRVSRHLKILHESGLLESRREGLWNFYRLAQSGAGQRFSDSISWLIENETEVLADKRRVIEVLAERNMETRKFFDEIAEDWEHLQRNVFGDFNLNSELLGFMKDCSVGVDLGCGNGAFLGDMLVKCKSVIGVDSSRKMLELASNRIGDNPEVSLRIGELTHLPLRDWEADFAVISMVLHHLPNPDRAVSEAARVLTRGGRLVVADFVIHSNEKMRTEYGDRRLGFSEEELRGWMDEAGLGTITTHLFPVKEGLTVLVYVAEKQ, from the coding sequence ATGGAAATATTAAAATTCAGCAAAGCGTTGTCCGATGAAATCAGAGTCAGATTGCTGGCTATGCTTCGTGATAACGAGCTTAACGTTGGTGAGGTCGTCCAGGTTCTCGGGATGTCTCAGCCACGGGTTTCGCGCCATCTTAAGATTCTTCATGAGAGCGGTTTGCTGGAATCCAGAAGAGAAGGTTTGTGGAATTTTTATCGCCTTGCTCAGTCCGGTGCAGGCCAGCGATTTTCTGATTCTATCAGCTGGCTGATTGAAAATGAGACTGAAGTTTTAGCTGATAAGCGCCGTGTTATTGAAGTTCTGGCTGAACGCAACATGGAAACACGCAAGTTTTTTGATGAAATTGCTGAGGACTGGGAACACCTTCAGCGTAATGTTTTTGGTGATTTCAATCTTAATTCCGAATTGCTTGGTTTTATGAAAGACTGTTCGGTCGGGGTTGATCTCGGATGCGGTAACGGAGCTTTTCTTGGCGATATGCTGGTAAAGTGTAAATCGGTTATAGGTGTCGACAGTTCCCGCAAAATGCTGGAGCTAGCTTCCAATCGCATTGGTGATAATCCTGAGGTCAGTCTTCGTATCGGTGAGCTTACTCATTTGCCGCTTCGCGACTGGGAAGCTGATTTCGCTGTTATTTCAATGGTTCTGCATCATTTGCCAAATCCTGACAGGGCTGTTTCGGAAGCTGCAAGGGTTCTGACTCGCGGTGGCAGGTTGGTTGTTGCAGATTTTGTCATACACTCTAATGAAAAGATGCGCACCGAATATGGTGACCGCAGACTTGGTTTTTCAGAAGAGGAACTTCGAGGGTGGATGGATGAGGCCGGACTCGGCACTATTACAACTCATCTCTTCCCTGTGAAGGAAGGACTTACTGTCTTGGTTTACGTCGCAGAAAAACAATAG
- the ahcY gene encoding adenosylhomocysteinase produces MLKLDPKMDNKVADMSLAEWGNKEMQLSEREVPGLMALREKFGTEKPLKGLKIMGSLHMTIQTAMLIETLAELGADLRWASCNIFSTQDHAAAAIAANGTSKVFAWKGESLEEFWWCTEQALTWPDGSGPDLIVDDGGDATLMVHKGVQAEKDPSMLEKKYDNKEFQLVINRLKASVAENPSKWTDIAKKIQGVSEETTTGVHRLYQMQAAGELLFPAINVNDSVTKSKFDNLYGCRESLADGIKRATDIMIAGKIVVVIGYGDVGKGCAQSMRGFGARVIITEVDPICALQAAMEGYEVTPMAKAVERGDVFVTCTGNYHVITGEHIAQMKDEAIICNIGHFDNEIEMAYLEDNPKSKKIEIKPQVDKWVLESGKSVIVLAEGRLVNLGCATGHPSFVMSNSFTNQVLAQIDLAQNTYEPCVMILSKKLDEEVARLHLGRLGVELEVLSKEQADYISVDVEGPYKPNHYRY; encoded by the coding sequence ATGCTTAAACTAGATCCTAAAATGGATAACAAAGTCGCTGACATGTCTCTTGCTGAATGGGGCAACAAAGAAATGCAGCTTTCCGAACGTGAAGTGCCGGGTCTTATGGCTCTGCGTGAAAAGTTCGGTACGGAAAAACCTCTGAAAGGTCTTAAGATCATGGGCAGCCTGCACATGACTATCCAGACTGCAATGCTCATCGAGACTCTTGCTGAACTCGGCGCTGATCTTCGCTGGGCTTCTTGTAATATTTTTTCCACTCAGGACCACGCCGCAGCTGCCATTGCAGCAAACGGAACTTCTAAAGTTTTTGCTTGGAAGGGTGAAAGTCTGGAAGAATTCTGGTGGTGTACTGAACAGGCTTTGACATGGCCCGACGGTTCCGGTCCTGACCTCATCGTAGATGACGGCGGCGACGCAACTCTTATGGTTCATAAAGGTGTTCAGGCTGAGAAAGATCCTTCCATGCTTGAAAAGAAATACGACAACAAAGAATTTCAGCTTGTTATCAATCGCTTGAAAGCTTCTGTTGCTGAAAATCCATCTAAATGGACTGATATAGCTAAAAAAATTCAGGGTGTTTCTGAAGAAACAACCACAGGCGTACATCGTTTGTATCAGATGCAGGCCGCAGGCGAACTTCTTTTCCCTGCAATCAATGTTAACGATTCTGTGACCAAATCCAAGTTTGATAACCTTTACGGTTGCCGCGAGTCTCTGGCTGACGGAATCAAACGTGCAACTGATATCATGATTGCGGGTAAAATCGTTGTTGTCATCGGTTACGGTGATGTTGGTAAGGGTTGTGCTCAGTCCATGCGCGGCTTTGGTGCTCGTGTCATCATTACTGAAGTTGACCCGATTTGTGCTCTTCAGGCTGCAATGGAAGGTTATGAAGTCACCCCAATGGCGAAAGCTGTTGAACGCGGAGATGTTTTTGTTACCTGCACAGGTAACTACCACGTTATCACAGGTGAACACATTGCTCAGATGAAAGATGAAGCAATTATTTGCAACATCGGTCACTTCGATAATGAAATCGAAATGGCTTATCTTGAGGACAATCCTAAATCTAAGAAGATTGAAATTAAACCTCAGGTTGATAAATGGGTTCTTGAATCCGGTAAATCTGTAATCGTTCTTGCTGAAGGACGTCTGGTCAACCTCGGTTGTGCTACCGGTCACCCCAGCTTTGTAATGAGTAACAGCTTCACTAATCAGGTTCTTGCACAGATTGACCTTGCTCAGAATACCTATGAGCCATGCGTTATGATTCTTTCCAAGAAGCTTGATGAAGAAGTTGCGCGTCTGCATCTTGGGCGTCTCGGAGTTGAGCTTGAAGTTCTTTCAAAAGAACAGGCAGACTACATCAGCGTTGATGTTGAAGGCCCTTACAAACCGAACCACTATCGCTACTAA
- a CDS encoding DEAD/DEAH box helicase, whose translation MNFDSFSFDRRLVTGINSCGYTTPTPIQVRAIPEVLKGRDVMGLAQTGTGKTAAFALPILQRLLDNKAPNQGPVRALVLAPTRELALQIHENFIALGKQSGIRSAAVFGGVGINPQIKAANKATIIVACPGRLIDLLNQGVLKLDKVDVLVLDEADRMLDMGFMPDIKKIIARLPVTRQNLLFSATMPHDIRDLAGKILVNPATVQVSNTAPAVNVGHEFYPVHPGLKAAFLETLLDVTRYESVLIFTRTKHRAKNLARKLSFRGHEATFLQGNMSQNQRQRALDGFKDGTFKVMVATDIAARGIDCDRITHVINFDVPDTAETYTHRIGRTGRAGRSGMALSLVTSDDERLMREIEKIVGKSIDRRKVAEFDYDQPCKSQPALDRRRPAPAGAGKRSYGSDKKRTPADSRRRSGKPSGKPSGKPAGRASGKPTGRVKR comes from the coding sequence GTGAATTTTGATTCATTTTCTTTTGACCGGCGCTTAGTCACCGGAATCAACTCTTGCGGCTATACTACGCCAACTCCTATTCAAGTCCGTGCAATCCCCGAAGTCCTTAAAGGTCGGGATGTTATGGGACTGGCTCAGACAGGAACCGGGAAAACCGCTGCCTTTGCTTTGCCTATCCTTCAACGTTTGCTGGATAACAAAGCTCCTAATCAGGGGCCTGTCCGCGCTTTGGTGCTTGCTCCTACTCGTGAACTGGCTTTGCAGATTCATGAAAATTTTATCGCTCTGGGAAAACAGTCCGGCATCCGCAGCGCAGCTGTGTTCGGAGGCGTCGGTATCAATCCTCAGATTAAAGCAGCCAACAAAGCGACTATTATAGTTGCATGCCCGGGTCGACTTATCGATCTTCTTAATCAGGGCGTGCTCAAACTTGATAAAGTTGATGTTCTGGTGCTTGATGAAGCAGATCGCATGCTTGATATGGGTTTTATGCCTGATATCAAAAAAATTATTGCCCGTCTGCCTGTAACTCGTCAGAACTTGTTGTTCTCAGCGACTATGCCCCATGATATCCGTGATCTCGCAGGTAAGATTCTTGTGAATCCTGCTACTGTTCAGGTGTCCAACACTGCTCCTGCTGTAAACGTAGGACATGAATTTTATCCTGTGCATCCTGGGTTGAAAGCTGCTTTTCTGGAAACTCTTCTTGATGTAACCCGTTACGAGAGTGTTCTTATTTTTACGCGTACTAAGCATCGGGCTAAGAATTTAGCTAGAAAGCTCAGTTTCAGAGGGCATGAAGCTACATTTTTGCAGGGCAACATGAGTCAAAATCAGCGTCAGCGTGCTCTTGACGGGTTCAAAGACGGTACTTTTAAAGTCATGGTCGCAACTGATATTGCTGCCCGCGGAATTGATTGTGACCGCATCACACATGTTATCAACTTTGATGTGCCTGACACAGCCGAAACGTATACTCACCGTATTGGCCGTACCGGCCGTGCCGGTCGTAGCGGAATGGCTTTGAGTCTGGTGACAAGTGATGATGAACGCTTGATGCGTGAAATTGAAAAAATTGTTGGTAAATCTATTGACCGTCGCAAGGTTGCTGAGTTTGATTATGATCAGCCTTGTAAAAGTCAGCCGGCTCTCGATAGACGCCGTCCCGCTCCTGCCGGAGCTGGTAAGCGTTCTTACGGATCTGATAAAAAACGTACTCCGGCTGATAGTCGCAGGCGTTCAGGCAAGCCATCCGGTAAACCTTCCGGTAAACCGGCCGGCAGAGCGTCTGGAAAGCCTACTGGGCGTGTAAAACGTTAG
- a CDS encoding RNA recognition motif domain-containing protein, producing the protein MSKNIYVGNLPWSASEDDVRAAFEAFGEVISVKLIEDRETGRPRGFGFVEMDDAGALEAIDNLDGKDFDGRNLKVNEAKPRAERPRW; encoded by the coding sequence ATGTCTAAGAACATCTATGTAGGCAACTTGCCCTGGTCAGCTAGTGAAGACGACGTCCGCGCAGCTTTTGAAGCTTTCGGTGAAGTCATTTCTGTTAAACTTATCGAAGATAGAGAAACAGGCCGCCCACGCGGTTTCGGTTTCGTCGAAATGGACGATGCCGGTGCTCTCGAAGCTATCGATAACCTTGACGGTAAAGATTTTGACGGTCGTAACCTTAAGGTTAACGAAGCTAAACCTCGCGCAGAACGTCCACGCTGGTAG
- a CDS encoding NADase-type glycan-binding domain-containing protein: protein MFRKLFFIIIILFVFPTLCSAETASLKVSSFVSQTGGNFFNASVLSDDDAATGWVVNAENKGTGQWLQFSFSQAVVVDSIIFRNGIDLDSKLNQVSRVKGIDVSFGGVHRQSLTLKNIFQKQKIEAVKCIADSLEFTINSVYSDGKSGKAGVSEVLVEYHFPTAEEKVALVVSKKPKKEIPHLSAKQKELLAAKMVKLEKERILLGEMKTFFDKFYSAFVTINEDYPHMFVEAEFLRESSYFESFRSMLKKRGVLKKYQEAVVSTSGLRFNIRTKTVNEVELWVKGYYTVIFDLKDNKVTENSLYILKKEYGEWKVKSKFEY, encoded by the coding sequence ATGTTTCGCAAATTATTTTTTATCATTATAATTCTTTTTGTTTTTCCTACATTATGCAGTGCTGAAACAGCCTCCTTAAAAGTCTCGTCTTTTGTTTCTCAAACAGGCGGGAATTTTTTTAACGCAAGCGTTCTTTCGGATGACGATGCCGCCACCGGATGGGTCGTCAACGCAGAAAACAAGGGGACAGGGCAGTGGTTACAGTTTTCTTTCTCGCAGGCAGTAGTTGTTGATTCAATTATTTTTCGTAATGGAATAGATTTAGATTCAAAACTTAATCAGGTTAGCAGGGTCAAAGGTATAGATGTCTCCTTTGGTGGGGTTCACAGGCAGTCTTTGACACTAAAAAATATTTTTCAAAAGCAAAAAATTGAAGCTGTTAAGTGCATAGCTGACAGTCTCGAATTCACGATTAATTCGGTATATTCTGATGGTAAAAGTGGTAAAGCAGGGGTCTCGGAAGTATTAGTTGAATATCATTTTCCTACAGCAGAAGAAAAAGTTGCTTTGGTCGTTAGCAAAAAACCAAAGAAAGAAATTCCTCATTTATCAGCTAAGCAAAAAGAACTTCTTGCCGCAAAAATGGTTAAGCTCGAGAAAGAACGTATTTTACTTGGAGAAATGAAAACTTTCTTTGATAAATTTTACTCGGCGTTTGTAACTATAAATGAAGATTATCCACACATGTTTGTGGAAGCAGAATTTTTACGTGAAAGTTCGTATTTTGAAAGTTTCAGGTCAATGCTTAAAAAACGCGGCGTGCTTAAAAAATATCAGGAAGCCGTGGTTTCCACTTCCGGTCTCCGGTTCAACATTCGAACTAAAACTGTTAACGAAGTTGAACTGTGGGTTAAAGGTTATTATACTGTGATCTTTGATCTTAAAGATAATAAAGTTACCGAAAATTCGCTTTATATTCTTAAGAAGGAATATGGCGAGTGGAAGGTTAAAAGCAAATTCGAGTACTAG
- a CDS encoding aromatic amino acid transport family protein, whose product MTQDKPVSAMAMMFVVVGNMLGAGILALPVNLCAAGLLPSIAATIVMWLLMTYTALIYSEQKSLTTNEHADLPTFFKEELGSIGKWVTIVANMILLYGILVAYLAGISSIIMSLQSSVSQPVVMTLYFLVVTGMTAFGMMMMKKCTPYMVTAMWITFGMLVFMVVPDVSSENLAKFDWTYVPAGLPVLLMAFHFHNIIPSICRTLNHDRKKIRTAIIGGTTIGMVMNLTWLLVVLGALPLSSPDGIDLITAFGKNQPATIPLEMLLKTPAFTYVALAFALIAMSTAFMANGTALMSFMRDLTVTYAGTKNKTLVWCLSFIPPLLVALIYPDIFLVAINLVGGVGECIIFGILPGFIVWKYSKEGSFRKMTGIILIICFSAIFLIEVGQELGLLHISPDVEYWTHHTH is encoded by the coding sequence ATGACCCAAGATAAACCAGTATCTGCAATGGCTATGATGTTCGTAGTTGTTGGTAACATGCTCGGGGCGGGAATTCTTGCCCTGCCTGTAAATTTATGCGCAGCCGGATTACTGCCGTCAATTGCCGCAACTATAGTGATGTGGCTGCTGATGACCTATACCGCTCTCATTTATTCCGAACAGAAAAGCCTGACCACCAATGAGCATGCTGACTTGCCCACCTTTTTTAAAGAAGAACTAGGCTCGATAGGTAAATGGGTTACTATCGTAGCAAACATGATTCTTCTATACGGCATACTTGTAGCTTATCTTGCCGGAATTTCCTCCATCATAATGAGTTTGCAATCTTCAGTCTCACAACCCGTTGTCATGACTCTTTATTTTTTAGTGGTAACAGGCATGACTGCCTTCGGCATGATGATGATGAAAAAGTGTACTCCATACATGGTTACCGCTATGTGGATTACTTTCGGCATGCTCGTTTTTATGGTCGTCCCGGATGTTTCGTCTGAAAATCTTGCCAAATTTGATTGGACCTACGTACCGGCAGGACTTCCCGTTCTGTTGATGGCCTTTCATTTTCACAACATAATTCCAAGTATCTGCCGAACTCTTAATCACGACCGGAAAAAAATTCGTACCGCAATTATCGGCGGAACAACCATCGGCATGGTTATGAACCTGACTTGGCTACTTGTAGTTCTCGGAGCACTCCCACTATCCTCTCCCGATGGAATTGACCTGATCACCGCCTTCGGTAAAAACCAGCCGGCAACAATTCCCCTTGAAATGCTGCTCAAAACTCCGGCATTTACTTATGTAGCCCTCGCGTTTGCTCTAATCGCTATGTCCACAGCATTTATGGCTAACGGAACGGCCCTCATGAGCTTCATGAGAGATCTTACTGTCACATACGCGGGAACTAAAAATAAAACTTTAGTCTGGTGTCTGTCATTTATACCTCCGCTTCTGGTCGCTCTGATCTACCCTGATATCTTCCTCGTTGCCATCAACCTTGTCGGCGGAGTTGGAGAATGTATCATCTTCGGAATTCTTCCAGGATTCATTGTCTGGAAATATTCAAAAGAGGGAAGCTTTCGCAAAATGACAGGAATAATCCTGATCATCTGCTTCAGCGCGATATTCCTGATTGAAGTTGGACAGGAATTAGGTTTGTTACACATCAGTCCGGATGTAGAATACTGGACACATCACACGCATTAA
- the aspA gene encoding aspartate ammonia-lyase, with product MNSRTEHDCIGSMEVPEEALYGVQTQRAAENFKITGIPISHYPHIVNALAYIKKAAAITNNELGKMDDDKTKAIVFACDELLNGKYHDQFIVDVIQGGAGTSTNMNANEVISNVGLEFLGYKRGEYDNLHPNIHVNMAQSTNDVYPTCLRIALLGKMELLMEAMEYLRKSFAAKGKEFSHVLKMGRTQLQDAVPMTLGQEFNSYAIMIGEDIERVREAMSLICEINMGGTAIGTGLNAPPKYAQKVTDKLKDLTGFELTLAPDLIEATQDTGAYVQLSGVLKRVAVKISKICNDLRLLSSGPRCGLNEINLPRMAPGSSIMPGKVNPIIPEVINQIAFTVIGGDITVTMAAEAGQLELNVMEPVITASLLNSLTIMRRGFKTLADRCVSGITANEDVCRGYVENSIGLVTALNPYIGYEKSTEVASEALKTKRSVYDIVIEKGYMSKEELDKALSPESMIHTHPLTLVPSCS from the coding sequence ATGAACTCACGCACAGAACATGACTGCATAGGATCAATGGAAGTACCTGAAGAGGCTCTCTACGGAGTACAGACTCAACGGGCCGCTGAAAACTTTAAGATCACCGGCATTCCAATTTCTCATTACCCCCATATTGTTAATGCTCTCGCCTACATCAAAAAAGCCGCAGCCATAACCAACAATGAGTTGGGAAAAATGGATGATGACAAAACAAAAGCAATCGTCTTCGCTTGTGACGAATTGCTAAACGGAAAATATCACGACCAGTTCATTGTTGACGTCATTCAGGGAGGCGCCGGAACCTCAACAAACATGAACGCTAACGAAGTTATTTCGAACGTCGGTTTGGAATTCTTAGGATATAAAAGAGGAGAATATGACAACCTCCACCCGAATATCCACGTCAATATGGCTCAGTCCACGAATGACGTTTACCCAACCTGCCTGCGCATCGCATTACTTGGCAAAATGGAACTTCTCATGGAAGCCATGGAGTACTTGAGAAAAAGTTTTGCCGCCAAAGGTAAAGAGTTTTCACATGTTTTGAAGATGGGCAGAACTCAGTTACAAGATGCAGTGCCTATGACACTCGGACAGGAATTTAACTCTTACGCAATTATGATTGGCGAAGATATTGAAAGAGTTCGCGAAGCAATGTCCTTAATCTGCGAAATTAATATGGGCGGCACCGCAATAGGAACAGGTCTCAACGCACCGCCAAAATACGCTCAAAAAGTTACTGACAAGCTTAAGGATCTGACCGGATTTGAGCTGACACTGGCTCCGGATCTTATTGAAGCGACTCAAGACACAGGTGCGTATGTCCAGCTTTCAGGAGTTCTAAAACGTGTTGCGGTTAAAATATCCAAGATATGTAATGACCTACGCCTTCTTTCTTCCGGTCCAAGATGCGGACTAAATGAAATAAACCTTCCGCGCATGGCTCCGGGATCATCCATCATGCCCGGTAAAGTTAACCCGATCATTCCTGAAGTTATTAATCAGATAGCTTTCACTGTAATCGGCGGAGATATTACCGTCACTATGGCGGCTGAAGCGGGACAACTTGAGCTTAACGTAATGGAACCTGTCATTACCGCCAGCCTGCTCAACTCTTTGACCATTATGAGACGCGGGTTCAAGACCCTTGCTGATCGTTGTGTCTCCGGCATTACCGCAAATGAAGATGTATGCCGCGGATATGTTGAAAACAGCATCGGACTTGTTACGGCACTGAATCCCTACATCGGCTACGAAAAATCAACTGAAGTCGCTAGCGAAGCTCTTAAAACAAAACGTTCAGTTTACGATATTGTTATTGAAAAAGGATACATGTCAAAAGAAGAACTTGATAAAGCTCTTTCACCGGAAAGCATGATCCACACGCATCCACTGACTCTAGTTCCATCCTGCAGCTAA
- the rarD gene encoding EamA family transporter RarD, with translation MINRSREGLIFAVAAFIMWGLLPIYWKTLKEVPPLEVLCHRVVWSFFFLAVVLSLKKRWVEVITALQDKKVKILLAASSSLIGVNWFVFIWSITNDHVVEASLGYYINPLVNILLGFIFMNEKLNRLQGAAICCAFAGVLYSVIDLGKFPYIALTLAVSFALYGLVRKVMKVESLPGLFVETAVLTPLAGGYLLWLATEGTLCLGQIGGETDALLIGTGVVTSIPLLCFANGARRLKLMTLGMLQYIAPTLMLLLGIFIYNEPFDNARLVTFCFIWTGIAIYLFDSIHRQMKRPKGIA, from the coding sequence ATGATCAATCGAAGCCGTGAAGGGCTTATCTTCGCGGTCGCTGCATTTATTATGTGGGGACTGCTGCCTATCTACTGGAAAACTTTAAAAGAAGTCCCGCCTCTTGAAGTGCTTTGCCACCGGGTTGTGTGGTCATTTTTCTTTCTGGCTGTAGTCCTTTCCCTCAAAAAGAGATGGGTAGAAGTTATTACTGCTTTGCAGGACAAAAAAGTTAAAATACTTCTTGCTGCCAGCAGTTCTTTAATCGGAGTTAACTGGTTTGTTTTTATATGGTCAATTACCAATGACCATGTTGTTGAAGCCAGCCTCGGATATTACATAAACCCGCTTGTAAATATTCTGCTCGGCTTCATATTCATGAACGAAAAACTTAACCGATTGCAGGGCGCCGCAATTTGCTGCGCATTCGCCGGAGTTCTCTATTCAGTAATAGATCTTGGAAAATTTCCTTATATTGCACTCACTTTAGCTGTAAGTTTTGCCCTTTACGGACTCGTCCGCAAAGTTATGAAAGTGGAATCTCTGCCGGGATTGTTTGTTGAAACGGCAGTGCTGACTCCCCTTGCCGGAGGATATTTATTATGGCTGGCAACTGAGGGGACTCTATGTCTTGGTCAAATCGGGGGCGAAACAGACGCTCTTCTTATCGGAACCGGGGTGGTAACATCAATACCTCTTCTTTGTTTCGCCAACGGGGCTAGACGCTTAAAACTGATGACGCTTGGAATGCTTCAATACATTGCCCCGACATTAATGCTATTACTAGGAATATTTATATATAATGAACCCTTCGATAATGCTCGACTAGTAACTTTCTGCTTCATCTGGACAGGAATTGCCATCTACCTTTTCGACAGCATACATAGACAGATGAAACGGCCCAAAGGTATCGCTTAA
- a CDS encoding DUF481 domain-containing protein, with the protein MFLKIKIILFIFVMTIMTVQLAQADTVNLLNGDKLTGKVSVMESGKLKLTTTYAGEITIDWGQVLSLDSDQKMEVFVKPDHKVGEEELASLVKAEQTKQVGTEKSIKTSKVAAINSRPKDYKLKGGIRAGWNKASGNTRKENIGASFDISYATGKNRWKTRGDHYWATSKGQRSDYNWLLSADYNRFLDKKIFLTGSGQIQQDQFQDLTLRSIIGTGLGYQFFNNDELTLSVEAGPAYVWEDYTSRDSREFVAAKWGINFDWWIFPDRLNLFHNQMGLVSMKNSDNWLWQSRSGIMFPIVDRFFGSFQYNYDWTNDPVPGKLQDDSRIMFNMGYSFSDFPKLFD; encoded by the coding sequence ATGTTTTTAAAAATAAAAATTATTCTATTTATTTTTGTCATGACCATCATGACAGTACAGCTTGCTCAAGCTGATACAGTTAATCTCTTAAACGGGGACAAATTAACAGGAAAAGTCAGCGTGATGGAGAGCGGCAAGCTGAAGCTCACCACCACTTATGCCGGAGAAATCACAATAGACTGGGGGCAGGTGCTATCTCTTGATTCCGATCAAAAAATGGAAGTCTTTGTCAAACCTGATCACAAAGTGGGCGAAGAAGAACTCGCTTCCTTAGTAAAAGCTGAGCAAACCAAACAGGTTGGAACAGAAAAAAGTATAAAAACCAGCAAAGTGGCCGCAATAAATTCCCGTCCCAAAGACTACAAATTAAAAGGTGGGATACGCGCAGGATGGAACAAAGCATCAGGTAATACCCGCAAAGAAAACATCGGCGCTTCATTTGATATTTCATATGCGACAGGGAAAAATCGCTGGAAGACAAGGGGTGATCATTATTGGGCAACCTCAAAAGGACAGCGTTCCGATTATAACTGGCTTTTATCTGCTGACTACAACCGTTTTTTAGATAAAAAAATATTTCTCACAGGTTCTGGACAGATTCAACAGGATCAATTCCAAGATCTTACGTTACGATCAATAATCGGAACAGGACTTGGTTACCAATTTTTCAACAACGATGAACTAACTTTGTCAGTTGAAGCCGGCCCTGCATATGTATGGGAAGATTACACTTCCCGCGACAGCAGAGAATTTGTAGCGGCTAAATGGGGTATCAACTTCGATTGGTGGATCTTCCCCGACCGGCTGAATTTATTTCACAATCAGATGGGGCTGGTCAGCATGAAAAACTCTGACAACTGGCTCTGGCAATCGCGCTCAGGGATAATGTTTCCAATTGTGGACCGCTTCTTTGGATCATTTCAATATAATTATGACTGGACCAACGACCCCGTCCCGGGAAAACTACAGGATGACTCACGCATAATGTTTAATATGGGTTATTCTTTTTCAGATTTTCCTAAGCTTTTTGATTGA